TTACAAAGAGGTGGAAGAGACGATGATGTTCATGCTCGATTTCCCGAGTGGTGCCCGGGCAGCCTGCCAAACCAGCTTTGGGATCAATATGAACTACCTGCAGGTCAATTATGAAAAAGGGTGGGTGAAAATGGAGCCGCAGTCAGCCTATAATGGTAACAAGGGCAGTATGTCCGACGGTACCCTTATTAATTTTCCTGTTAAAAGTCAGCAGGCCAAGCAGTTGGATGAGGATTGTATGGCAATTATGAACAATACGGATCTAATTGCCCCGGGAGAGGAAGGATTGCGGGATATCAGGGTCGTAGAGGCGATCTATAAATCGGTGGCTACCGGTAAAAGCGTTAAGATCTAAATAAAAACCGGCCAGGAGGTATGCATAATACAACGCTTCCTGGCCGGTTTTTAAGCAGGGCCTTCATTTTAGTAAGTGCTTTGCACAACAAGTCAGTCGGCTTCGATCAGGTGATTGATCTGTGAAGTCAATGTCGGTACTGAAAATGTTTTCTCCATAAATCTGTCCACTCCGATTTTTTCAAGTTTCGGGTACCATTCATTTGGAATAGATGTGGAATATATGACTATGCAGGGATCATCAAATTCCTTTAATTTTTGCAACTCCTGTAAACACTGATCTCCGTTGATCCTGGGCAGGCTGAGGTCTATAAAAACGTAGCCGGGAGGTGTTACCGATGTATTGCTGAAATGGGAGATCGCTGACTCACAATCTGGGAAAAATAAGCAGTCCAGGGACTTGTTAAGGTCACTGATTGCCATTTTGAATATTTCATGATCGTCGGTGTCATCGTCAATCATTACAAAAAGTCGTTTATTACCCATATAGTTGATACTTTTTTAGAGGTTGACCAAGGATTGGCAATCATGTTTAAAAAAGCATACCATCTACATCGCCACCGGGTAAGTCGGGTCTTCTATAATATTCACTTCGATTACGGTGCCTGCATTGTGCAGCAATTTCCTGCAATCGGGACTAAGATGTTTCAGGAGTATTTTTTTACCTGCTTTCTGATATCTCCCGGTAATTTTATTCAGCGCATCGATCCCCGACATATCGGCAACCCGGCTTTCCGAAAAGTCGATGATCACTTCCTGCGGGTCGGTCATCACTTCGAATTTTTCGCTGAAAGCTGCCACGGAACCGAAGAAAAGCGGGCCGTATATTTTGTAATGCTTGACTCCGTTTTCATCTATCGATTTGTGGGCGCGGATCCTTTTGGCACTTTCCCAGGCAAATACCAATGCCGAAATGATCACCCCGATCAGTACCGCCAGCGCGAGATTATGCAGGTAAATGGTAATCACAGCTACCAGTATCCCGACAAATACGTCCTGTTTGGGCATCTTGTTGATGATCCGGAAGCTGATCCATTCAAAAGTACCGATCGCCACCATGATCATGACGCCGGTCAATGCGGCCATCGGGACGAGCTCGATCACCGGGGCGGCGACCAGGATGATCGTGAGGATTGTCAAGGCAGCGATAATCCCGGAAAGCCTCGCCCGGGCACCGGCAGAAAGGTTTACCAGCGTTTGCGCGATCATCGGGCAGCCGCCCATTCCAAAGAAAAATCCGTTGAGAATATTGGCGCTTCCCTGTGCAATACACTCACGGTTCCCGTTTCCGCGCGTCGCAGTAATTTCGTCTACCAGGTTGAGCGTCAGCAATCCTTCCGTAAGTCCGACTCCCGCCATGATCAGCGCGTAAGGAAATATAACTTGCAGCGTGGCCAGGCTGACCGGTACCTGCGGAATATGAAAAGGAGGAAAACCGCCGCTGACGGAAGCAATGTCGCGGACCGTTCTGGTATCAATATTAAACCCCCAGACCACCAGAAAAACGACAACAATAGCAACCAGCGAAGGCGGAATTGCCTTGGTAAACCTGGGTAACAAAACAGTGATCGCTATCGTGAGCAGCACCAGGCCGCCCATGATCAGCAGAGGCGTGCCGGTAAGCCAGACCGTCTGCCCGTTTACGACAGTTTTAAATTGTTCGAGCTGTGACATAAATATCACCACCGCAAGGCCATTCACAAAGCCGTACATCACAGGCTGCGGCACGAGGCGTACGAATTTGCCGAGCCTGAATATTCCGACCAATATTTGTATAACACCAGCGAGGGCCACTGCTGCAAATACGTATTCGATTCCGTGCGATTGCATCAGGGCGATCAGCACGATAACCGTCGCGCCGGCGCCGCCGGAAATAAGCCCGGGCCGCCCACCGAAAATAGCGGTAACGAGTCCCATGATAAATGCCGCATATAAGCCCACCAGTGGGGGCAGGCCTGCCAGAATTGCAAAAGAAAGGGATTCAGGCATCATGGTCATCGCGACGGTAAGGCCTGCCAGAATTTCGGTTTTGTAATTTACTTTTTGCGTAAAATCAAAAAGATTAAGGTAACCTTTCATGATAGGAGTAGGACTGATAAAAGCGGAATTTGTTTCCGGGCTCAAAGGAAGCCGGAATCTTGCCGACGACAAAACATTCATCGTATTATTGCAGCGGAATCAGCAAGCCACTATCCTCCGACGAACCTGTGGTTGTATCCATCTCTCAATTTTTCTATCAATGGCAGATAATTTGACTTCGGTCAGTTATAATACAATGTGATCTTGCTACTATTTAGCCGCAAAGGGTTTCGCGCAGAAAGTAGAGTTGGATAAGGGCCGGGGCGGGAGGTGCGCCAAATATGATTTTGATCATTAAAACCATAAAAGTCAGGATAACATGGTTAAAAATGGTTGGTGCGCGACTTAGAAATAGATATCCCGTTTGGAAAGTGCCGGTTAGTTATGTGTGATTTTGTAAAAGCGTTAAAGTCTTTGTTGCTGTTGTGGGCTGCTATTTTGTTGTGCTGGTCATGCGGTAACAATCGGGAATCTTCAAAACCCAAACGCAAGCCCAAAATAGAATCCCTCGCCGATCTGGGCGCATTACCTAAGTACGTGACCGACCCGCCTGGTAATCCTTCCACCCCCGAGAAAGTGAAGCTAGGCCGGCTGCTGTTTTTTGATCCGATATTGTCAGGCAATAAAGACGTGGCCTGCGCCACCTGCCACCAGCCCGAATTCAGCTACGCCGAATTCCTGGAAACTTCGATTGGCGTCGGCGGTATGGGAAGAGGATCGAAACGCTTTTTTCTTGATCCGAACGATATTCCTTTTGTCAAGAGAAACTCACAAAGTATCCTGAACGTAGCATTCAACGGAATTAAAAACGACGAACCTTACCATCCCGACTCGGCAGGTATGTTCTGGGATCTACGTGCTAAAAGTCTGGAAGAACAGGCCTTATTCCCGATCCGGACTTTTGAAGAAATGCGCGGCCACGGTTATGCGGAGGATAAGGTGGTCGATGATGTGGTGAAACGACTGAAAGCGATCCCGGAATACCGCAGTCTGTTCGCAACTGCATTCGGCGCACAAACTGATCCGGTGAACGCAGATAATCTGGCGAAAGCAATTGCCTCCTACGAAAGAACATTGATCGCCAATAACTCCCGGTTCGACCAGTACATGCGGGGCGATAGCAGCGCGCTGACCACGGGAGAAAAAGAAGGGTTGAATCTGTTTTTGAAAGCAGGCTGCGCCAAATGTCATTCCGGGCCGATGTTCTCGGATTTTAAGCTGCATACCCTCGGCGTTCCGGACACACCCAACCGGAAGGAAACGGATGCGGGCGGCGATAACAACTACGGTTTCCGCACGCCCACATTACGCAACCTGCGCTACACCGGGCCATACATGCACAGCGGCGCATTTAAAACTTTGGACCAGGTTATGCTTTTTTACGAGGACCTCACCGGGGGAAAGATTGAAAACCCCAAAGTGGAAATGTACCAAATGGATTCACTCGTGAGCCAGCTCAATGTAAAATTCAAGGATATTGACAGGATCGTCGAATTTCTGAACGCCCTCAACGACGAATCTTTCGATAAAAGCATTCCCGAAAAAGTCCCGAGCGGCCTGCCCGTTTCAGGGATGTGACTTGGGGAGCATACAGTCATCTGGCGGTCACTGATACATACCGTGATGTTATAACTTTTCATTATATTTGTTCTAAAAATGGCATTTATGTTATAACATCATGAAAGCGAATATTATCAATATAGGAAATAGCCAGGGAATCATTATTCCCTCGATGATATTGCAAAGGTTGAATCTGTCATTCAAGTCGAGCGTTGAGTTGGAAGTGGAGAATGGCTCAATTGTCATAAAACCAGCTCCCCGGCAAGGCTGGGCAGAGGCAGCGATCGAGATGCGTGCAGCCGGGGATGATGAGCCTTTGTTAGAAGACAATATGACTGACTTTGATCGGGAGGAGTGGGCATGGTAATCAAACGATACGACGTTTACTGGATATCACTGGATCCGACACAAGGAAGTGAAATCTCCAAAATCAGGCCGTGCCTGATCGTCAGTCCAGATGAATTGAACCAATACCTGCGTACCGTAGTCATCTTGCCAATCACGTCAACCATCAAAAATTACCCCTGGCGGGTAGATTGCACGGTTCAAAACCAAAAAGGATCGATTGCGGCCGATCAGATTCGTGTAGTTGATAAATCGAGGTTAGGCTCTAAAATTGGTAACCTGTCAGCAATAGAAATCAAGAAATTAAAGCAGGTTATGCAAGAAATGCTTGGTGACTAATGTGGGCAGATCCTCAGTAATAGAGCCTACCTGATCAGTTACCCCTATTAAAAAACACCGCCAGCCCGTCCTTTCCTGCAACGATAATATCTTTCCGGCCGCTTCCCGTCAGGTCCGCTATATCAAAATACACACCGATCCCCTTTCCGACGCCATAAGGTCCGTGTGAAATGATCTGCTTCACGAATGCTTCGCCGTTCCATTTGAAATAATACAAACCTACCAGGTCTTTTTCGCCCGGATCGCCGCCATTGTGCGCGCGGTATCTTTTGCCGGTCACCAGTTCCTTGCTTCCGTCGCCGTCGATATCCACCCACGCCATCGAGTGAAATTGTGAGTTATAAGGGTCAATGCTGTGTTTCGCCCAGCTGATCTTGCCGGCATTGTCCTTTTTCTGTTCGTACCAATGCAGCCCGTAGCTGTGCGCCTGGCCTACAATCACGTCGTTTTTGCCATCGCCATTTACATCAGCCACAATAATAGGCACGCTCGCATCTCCGAAATTGAAATCATTGTGGGCGATCCATTTGTCTTTCATCACATTCTTGGGCGCTTCCAGCCAGCCGCTACTGATGATGATATCACCCCGGCCGTCGCCGTTGATGTCCCCGAAACCAAGTCCGTGATCCTGTTTGTCAGCGATCTGCACTTTCGTGAATTTGCCCGTACCTTTTCCATTCTGGTCTCTTTCCAGTTTATAGAATTTCAGTGGCTGGTTAGGGTTATTCGGCACGATTTCCAGTTGTCCGTCATTATCGATATCCCACGCCTGGCCCGTTTCTACGTTCCCCGTTTCGTCGATCAGGTGGTCGGTCCACGGTTTATCGTTGCCCGGATTCTCGCGCCAGAGCAGCGATTTGTTGAACCAGCCGCCAGTGACAATATCCATTTTGCCGTCGCCGTTCACGTCCATCGGTACCGTCAGAAATTCGTCCCAGTATTCGCCGTGACGTTTTACGTCGCCCAGATAAGCCCGGTCGAAAAACTCGGGACCTTTGTACCAGTAGGAGCCGGACACGATATCCGGTTTCCCGTCATTATTGACATCGAAAACGGCCACAGATTCAAAGCTTTCCGATGCGATCATTTTCTTCTCAAACCGGACCGGCGTTTTGCCTTTCATGTCCTGCGCCTGACTTTGGTTTGCACCAAAAGCGCTGGCAATGAGCAGTAGGCAACAGGTGTTTTTTGATAAATGCATAGTAAAGGGACTAGGTGATGATTCAGTGATTTTGGTGATAAATTAAGCGGCAGGAACCAGTTGGTCCCCGCCGCCGGGTTCAGGGTTTAGGAAATAAGTCGGCCGGATGCTTAATAGCCCGGGTTTTGTTCCAGATCGGGGTTTACTTGTATTTCAAGAAAAGGAATAGGGAAAAGCAATTTGTTCTGATCGAGGTTATAAGTCGCTGCGGTCAGGTAATAGTAGGCCGGGTTTGCTTTCAGTTTTGCGCCATATGCATTCATCACTGCTATGGCATTGCCCGTTCTTACCAGATCGATCCAGCGTTTGTTTTCAAAAGCCAGTTCCACGCGGCGCTCTTTCAGGATCGCGGCCCGCAATGCAGCCTGGTCTTTCGCAGGGGAATCTGCCAGTCCGGCCCGCTTGCGCACCTGATTCAGGAAGCCAGCTGCGTCAGCTGCCTTACCCTGCTCGTTGGCCGCCTCAGCCTGCATCAGCAGCACTTCCGCATACCGGTACACCGGAAAATTCTGGTTGGTTTGCCCGTAAATCGAATGCGGGTACTGGTATTTTTTGATATAAGGCAAATTCACATAACTCGTGTCCGAGACCTGCGAAGGCCCGGTAATGAAACCGACAGACGCATTGAAACGCTTGTCTTTCGTGCGGTCTTCATAAGCAGCCAGCAGATCTTCCGTGGGCGTATTCCAGCCAGAGCCCGGGGCAGTTTGCGAGCCGGTCGGGCCTTTGGTATACTGCGCGTGGTTGACCGTCAACGGGATGAAATAATAGGGGAAATAGCTGTGCAAACTCAGCGTGGTACCTTCCAGGAACTGTACTTCAAACACCGATTCCGCATTGTTTTTATTATTTGGATCAAAAACAGAAGCATAATCGGCCAGCAGTGAGTAGCCCGTCACCTTGGCTGACGCAGCTTCCGCAGCCGCCCAGTTTTTCTGATTTAGATAAACATCGGCCAGAAGCGTGAATGCGGAGCCGGAAGTAGCCCTGCCGGGCTCCTGCGTTGCTTTGTTGGGCAAGAGTTCGCTGGCCTGGGTTGCGTCTGAAATGATCTGGGCATAGATCTCCTCCGCCGATGAGCGCGGCAGGGAAGCAGTGGCCAGGTCCGAAGCCGGTTCCAGATGCAACGGAACACCGCCGTAGTATTTCACCAGATCAAAATAGGCCAGTGCGCGCAGGAAAAGGACCTGCCCTTTGAAATTTGCCATAACCGCCGCGTCCAGCCCTGAATCATCAATCTGTGCCAGCACCTGATTGGCGCGGGCAATAATGTCGAAATCGGAGTAGTATTTGGCGGCTGTGATCGAATTTTCTGAGCCGTTCACAAACTCATCGATCTCTTCCGGAATAGGGGAGCGGTAGTCGATATTGTAAAAAAAGTGGGTATTGTCCGACCGCATTTCGCCCATCGCCCAGCCCGATTCATTGTTGTAAAGTGCCTGCAAAGGCGCATAAGTGCCATCGACTGCCTGTTTGAAATCTGATTCAGATTCGAAGAAGTTGGAGGGTACTACTGCATTCTGAGGTTCTATATTCAAAAAGTCGCTGCACGAGCCGAGTACCACGGATAATACCAATATTGCTGATAGGGTCTTTGATTTCATGACCTTCGTATTTTAATGATGTTGTCCAAAAATTTAAAAACCTACATTGAAGCCGAGTGAATAGGTGCGCGGAACAGGGTAGGAACCGCCATCAATCCCTAAACCTGTTGTGCTCTGACTGAGGCTCACCTGCGGGTTGGCGCCCGGATATTTGGTGAAAATGTGCGCCTGCTGAATGCTTGCATAAGCGCGTAGCCGCTTGATCGCAGCGCTACTTTTGAGCGGGATCGTGTAGCCGAGCGTGATATTGTTTATCGAAATGTGGCTAGCGTCGTACATCATCTGGCTTCCCCACCAGTCGCGTTCCAGGTAAGTGGTGCCTGCTTCCAGACTTCCGTACCGGCCGCTTCCCGGGTTTTCAGGTGATCTCCATCTGTCTTTTACATTGGCCAGTACATTGAATACGCCGTCCAGGTTGGTCAGTGTCTGTTCTGCACCGCGCACCACGTCGTTTCCATAAGTGCCTGATAAAGTGAGTGAAAAGTCAAAGTTTTTATAGGAAAGGTTATTGGTCATACCAAAAATGAAGTCAGGATGGGGGTTACCGATGATCGTCGCGTCGTCGACTGTGATGATCCCGTCGCCATTGACGTCCTTAAACTTGGCGGTACCTACCTGGGAAGTACTGTGCTTGGGTGAGTTGTCGTATTCTTCCTGGTTTTTGTAAACCCCCTCGTGCTGCATACCGTAAAGCATTCCGATCGGGTAGCCGACGCGCGTCACGTGGTCGCCGCCTATGAGTCCGCTGCCTGATCCCGTGATCAGCTCATTGGTTTTTGTCCCCATCGACTTCACCCGGTTGCGGTCGAACGAGATATTGAAATCGGTAGTCCAGCGGAGCGCGCTATTCTGCACATTCACAGTATTGACAGAGAACTCGTGGCCCCAGAAACGCAGCTCGCCGATATTGGTCTGGATATTGGCATAACCCGAAGCCCGCGGCACCCGCACATTGAAAAGCAGGTCGCTCGTTTTTTTGCGGTAATAGTTATAGGTGAAATTGATCCGGTCCTTGAACAGGTTCAGGTCGAGACCGATATTGAATTGCTCGTTGCTTTCCCATCCAATACCCTGATCGGCCAGGTTGTCCACCCGGCGGCCGCCGGCGACGGTTTTTCCAAACACATAATTGGCAGTAGAGATCGTTGGAATATGGGTGTAGTTACCGATATTGAAATTACCCGCAATACCCCAGCTCGCGCGAAGTTTCAGGAAGGAAATGGTTTGAATATCAGACAGAAACTCTTCTTCACTCAAAATCCAGCCCGCAGAAACGGAAGGAAAGTTACCCCAGCGATTGCGCGTCCCGAAGCGCGAAGAACCATCGCGGCGGATCGACGCAGAAAGCAGGTATTTGCCTTTGTAATTGTAATTCACCCGCGCCAGATAGGAGAGCAGGCTCCACTCCTGAATGCTGCTCGAAGCCGTGACCGTACCCGCGGCAGCGATCGTTTTTACTTTATCGTCGGGATAGTTGTTTCCGTTGATATTGCTTGTGTCAGTTCTGTAACGCTGCGCAGTAAAACCTACGATCGCATCAAAGTTGTGGTCGCCTACATTCTTTTGGAACGTCAGGATGTTTTCATTAACCCAGGAAAGATACTTCGACTGATTTAGTTTGGAAAAAGGGACTTTGTACAAGCCGGTACCCCGCGCACCCGTCGTCAATCCATTGAATGCAAAACTCCTACCATCGCCTTTGTCAATATTGGCCGAAGTCTTGAAAGAAAGCTCTTTCGTGATCTGGTATTCCGCAAAAAGATTCGCCAGAATCCGTGTGTCGCTGTTGTCAACAACGCGGTCTGTTAGTGTACGGGCATAGTTTGGAGTCGGAAACATACCGGGAGAAGTGGCTGTCAGTGTGAGGGAACCATCCGGGTTTCTAAGCGGTGCGAGCGGAGTAGTTTGCAGCGTTTCGTTCACTATGCTGCCCACGCCATCGACGCCCGTATTCGAGTTCGTGGAGTAAGTCGGCGCGACGTTGATACCGATATTCAGCTTTTCGTGCGGGCGAAAATTGGTGTTTACGCGAAGCGAATAGCGTTTGTAACCGGAGCCCAGGATCACACCATCCTGCTGTAAAAAACCGGCTGTTGCCGTGGTACTGAATTTTTCGGTGCCGGTACTCAGGCTCAGGCTGTGGTCCTGCATCAATGCAGTGCGCGTGATGGCATCGTACCAGTCGGTACCTTCGCCATATTGCTGGGGATTCTGGAAAGCAGGATCAACGGGCAAGCCTCTTTCCTCTGCCATTTCTTTCCGCCAGGTCGCAAATTCCTGCGCGTTCATCATATC
This Dyadobacter sp. UC 10 DNA region includes the following protein-coding sequences:
- a CDS encoding response regulator, whose amino-acid sequence is MGNKRLFVMIDDDTDDHEIFKMAISDLNKSLDCLFFPDCESAISHFSNTSVTPPGYVFIDLSLPRINGDQCLQELQKLKEFDDPCIVIYSTSIPNEWYPKLEKIGVDRFMEKTFSVPTLTSQINHLIEAD
- a CDS encoding SulP family inorganic anion transporter, whose protein sequence is MKGYLNLFDFTQKVNYKTEILAGLTVAMTMMPESLSFAILAGLPPLVGLYAAFIMGLVTAIFGGRPGLISGGAGATVIVLIALMQSHGIEYVFAAVALAGVIQILVGIFRLGKFVRLVPQPVMYGFVNGLAVVIFMSQLEQFKTVVNGQTVWLTGTPLLIMGGLVLLTIAITVLLPRFTKAIPPSLVAIVVVFLVVWGFNIDTRTVRDIASVSGGFPPFHIPQVPVSLATLQVIFPYALIMAGVGLTEGLLTLNLVDEITATRGNGNRECIAQGSANILNGFFFGMGGCPMIAQTLVNLSAGARARLSGIIAALTILTIILVAAPVIELVPMAALTGVMIMVAIGTFEWISFRIINKMPKQDVFVGILVAVITIYLHNLALAVLIGVIISALVFAWESAKRIRAHKSIDENGVKHYKIYGPLFFGSVAAFSEKFEVMTDPQEVIIDFSESRVADMSGIDALNKITGRYQKAGKKILLKHLSPDCRKLLHNAGTVIEVNIIEDPTYPVAM
- a CDS encoding cytochrome-c peroxidase is translated as MRDLEIDIPFGKCRLVMCDFVKALKSLLLLWAAILLCWSCGNNRESSKPKRKPKIESLADLGALPKYVTDPPGNPSTPEKVKLGRLLFFDPILSGNKDVACATCHQPEFSYAEFLETSIGVGGMGRGSKRFFLDPNDIPFVKRNSQSILNVAFNGIKNDEPYHPDSAGMFWDLRAKSLEEQALFPIRTFEEMRGHGYAEDKVVDDVVKRLKAIPEYRSLFATAFGAQTDPVNADNLAKAIASYERTLIANNSRFDQYMRGDSSALTTGEKEGLNLFLKAGCAKCHSGPMFSDFKLHTLGVPDTPNRKETDAGGDNNYGFRTPTLRNLRYTGPYMHSGAFKTLDQVMLFYEDLTGGKIENPKVEMYQMDSLVSQLNVKFKDIDRIVEFLNALNDESFDKSIPEKVPSGLPVSGM
- a CDS encoding AbrB/MazE/SpoVT family DNA-binding domain-containing protein, with the translated sequence MKANIINIGNSQGIIIPSMILQRLNLSFKSSVELEVENGSIVIKPAPRQGWAEAAIEMRAAGDDEPLLEDNMTDFDREEWAW
- a CDS encoding type II toxin-antitoxin system PemK/MazF family toxin encodes the protein MVIKRYDVYWISLDPTQGSEISKIRPCLIVSPDELNQYLRTVVILPITSTIKNYPWRVDCTVQNQKGSIAADQIRVVDKSRLGSKIGNLSAIEIKKLKQVMQEMLGD
- a CDS encoding FG-GAP repeat domain-containing protein — protein: MHLSKNTCCLLLIASAFGANQSQAQDMKGKTPVRFEKKMIASESFESVAVFDVNNDGKPDIVSGSYWYKGPEFFDRAYLGDVKRHGEYWDEFLTVPMDVNGDGKMDIVTGGWFNKSLLWRENPGNDKPWTDHLIDETGNVETGQAWDIDNDGQLEIVPNNPNQPLKFYKLERDQNGKGTGKFTKVQIADKQDHGLGFGDINGDGRGDIIISSGWLEAPKNVMKDKWIAHNDFNFGDASVPIIVADVNGDGKNDVIVGQAHSYGLHWYEQKKDNAGKISWAKHSIDPYNSQFHSMAWVDIDGDGSKELVTGKRYRAHNGGDPGEKDLVGLYYFKWNGEAFVKQIISHGPYGVGKGIGVYFDIADLTGSGRKDIIVAGKDGLAVFFNRGN
- a CDS encoding RagB/SusD family nutrient uptake outer membrane protein, whose protein sequence is MKSKTLSAILVLSVVLGSCSDFLNIEPQNAVVPSNFFESESDFKQAVDGTYAPLQALYNNESGWAMGEMRSDNTHFFYNIDYRSPIPEEIDEFVNGSENSITAAKYYSDFDIIARANQVLAQIDDSGLDAAVMANFKGQVLFLRALAYFDLVKYYGGVPLHLEPASDLATASLPRSSAEEIYAQIISDATQASELLPNKATQEPGRATSGSAFTLLADVYLNQKNWAAAEAASAKVTGYSLLADYASVFDPNNKNNAESVFEVQFLEGTTLSLHSYFPYYFIPLTVNHAQYTKGPTGSQTAPGSGWNTPTEDLLAAYEDRTKDKRFNASVGFITGPSQVSDTSYVNLPYIKKYQYPHSIYGQTNQNFPVYRYAEVLLMQAEAANEQGKAADAAGFLNQVRKRAGLADSPAKDQAALRAAILKERRVELAFENKRWIDLVRTGNAIAVMNAYGAKLKANPAYYYLTAATYNLDQNKLLFPIPFLEIQVNPDLEQNPGY
- a CDS encoding TonB-dependent receptor, yielding MTFAYSHSGHSQDLLDRSVTIRMENTPVSKVLSRIEQQARVRFVYSSNTIGASRKVTVNAVNLRLSEVLDLTLNPLNITYKLVGGQIMLQNLPAETAPSPAQAEEPKPADRKVSGKVSDAKGAPLPGVSIVVKGTQQGTSSDADGNFSVVVADDNASLIFSFVGYISQEVAVGTQSNIEIALKEDEKSLDELVVVGYGKQSTRQLSSSVSTVSGKDFADLPVSQFSQKLQGKLAGVQISQTTGTPGSGMAIRIRGAASITAGADPLYVVDGNPIVGGIANINPNEIESISVLKDASATALYGSRAANGVVLIETKKAVPGKTRIDYSTYIGAQQVPQRGRPDMMNAQEFATWRKEMAEERGLPVDPAFQNPQQYGEGTDWYDAITRTALMQDHSLSLSTGTEKFSTTATAGFLQQDGVILGSGYKRYSLRVNTNFRPHEKLNIGINVAPTYSTNSNTGVDGVGSIVNETLQTTPLAPLRNPDGSLTLTATSPGMFPTPNYARTLTDRVVDNSDTRILANLFAEYQITKELSFKTSANIDKGDGRSFAFNGLTTGARGTGLYKVPFSKLNQSKYLSWVNENILTFQKNVGDHNFDAIVGFTAQRYRTDTSNINGNNYPDDKVKTIAAAGTVTASSSIQEWSLLSYLARVNYNYKGKYLLSASIRRDGSSRFGTRNRWGNFPSVSAGWILSEEEFLSDIQTISFLKLRASWGIAGNFNIGNYTHIPTISTANYVFGKTVAGGRRVDNLADQGIGWESNEQFNIGLDLNLFKDRINFTYNYYRKKTSDLLFNVRVPRASGYANIQTNIGELRFWGHEFSVNTVNVQNSALRWTTDFNISFDRNRVKSMGTKTNELITGSGSGLIGGDHVTRVGYPIGMLYGMQHEGVYKNQEEYDNSPKHSTSQVGTAKFKDVNGDGIITVDDATIIGNPHPDFIFGMTNNLSYKNFDFSLTLSGTYGNDVVRGAEQTLTNLDGVFNVLANVKDRWRSPENPGSGRYGSLEAGTTYLERDWWGSQMMYDASHISINNITLGYTIPLKSSAAIKRLRAYASIQQAHIFTKYPGANPQVSLSQSTTGLGIDGGSYPVPRTYSLGFNVGF